A region of Photobacterium sanguinicancri DNA encodes the following proteins:
- the rpsC gene encoding 30S ribosomal protein S3 — protein MGQKVHPNGIRLGICKPWNTTWFANSQEFADNLDGDFKVRQFLTKELKKASLSRIVIERPAKSIRVTIHTARPGVVIGKKGEDVEKLRAAVAKIAGVPAQINISEVRKPELDGQLVADSIASQLERRVMFRRAMKRAVQNAMRLGAKGIKVEVSGRLGGAEIARTEWYREGRVPLHTLRADIDYATSSAHTQYGVIGVKVWIFKGEVLGGMPVEEPKADKPKKQRKSRK, from the coding sequence ATGGGTCAGAAAGTACATCCTAATGGTATTCGTCTAGGCATTTGTAAGCCTTGGAATACCACTTGGTTTGCTAACAGCCAAGAGTTCGCTGACAACCTAGACGGCGACTTCAAGGTACGTCAGTTTCTTACAAAAGAACTGAAAAAAGCATCTTTATCACGCATCGTTATCGAGCGTCCTGCTAAGAGCATCCGTGTGACTATTCACACTGCTCGTCCAGGCGTAGTAATCGGTAAGAAAGGCGAAGATGTAGAAAAACTACGCGCTGCAGTAGCTAAGATCGCGGGCGTTCCAGCTCAGATCAATATCTCTGAAGTACGTAAGCCAGAGCTAGACGGTCAATTAGTTGCAGACAGCATCGCGTCTCAACTAGAACGTCGTGTTATGTTCCGTCGCGCTATGAAGCGTGCAGTTCAAAACGCTATGCGTCTTGGCGCTAAGGGTATCAAAGTTGAAGTAAGTGGTCGTCTAGGCGGCGCTGAAATCGCACGTACTGAGTGGTACCGTGAAGGCCGTGTGCCTCTACACACTCTTCGTGCTGACATTGATTACGCAACTTCTTCGGCTCACACCCAATACGGTGTAATTGGCGTTAAAGTTTGGATCTTCAAAGGTGAAGTTCTAGGCGGCATGCCAGTTGAAGAGCCTAAGGCTGACAAGCCTAAGAAGCAGCGCAAAAGCCGTAAATAA
- the rplP gene encoding 50S ribosomal protein L16, with product MLQPKRTKFRKTFKGRNRGLANGTDVSFGTFGLKAVGRGRLTARQIEAARRAMTRHIKRQGQIWIRVFPDKPITSKPLEVRQGKGKGNVEYWVAQIQPGKVLYEMDGVSEDLAREAFKLAARKLPIKTTFVTKAVM from the coding sequence ATGCTGCAACCTAAACGCACTAAATTCCGCAAGACTTTTAAAGGTCGTAACCGCGGTTTAGCGAACGGTACTGACGTAAGCTTCGGTACATTTGGTCTTAAAGCTGTTGGTCGTGGTCGTTTGACTGCTCGCCAAATTGAAGCTGCTCGTCGTGCTATGACTCGTCATATCAAACGTCAAGGCCAGATCTGGATTCGTGTTTTCCCAGACAAACCTATTACATCTAAGCCTCTTGAAGTTCGTCAAGGTAAAGGTAAAGGTAACGTAGAATACTGGGTTGCTCAAATTCAACCAGGTAAAGTTCTATATGAAATGGATGGTGTTTCTGAAGATCTAGCTCGTGAAGCTTTTAAACTTGCTGCACGTAAGCTACCAATCAAGACAACATTTGTAACTAAGGCGGTGATGTGA
- the rpmC gene encoding 50S ribosomal protein L29, which translates to MNAQDLRAKSVEELNAELVGLLREQFNLRMQAATGQLQQTHTLKAVRRDIARVKTVLTEKAGA; encoded by the coding sequence ATGAACGCACAAGATCTGCGCGCGAAAAGCGTTGAAGAACTTAATGCTGAGCTTGTTGGCCTGCTACGTGAACAGTTTAACTTGCGCATGCAAGCTGCGACTGGTCAACTACAGCAGACTCACACTCTAAAAGCTGTACGTCGCGATATCGCACGTGTTAAAACCGTTCTGACTGAAAAGGCTGGCGCATAA
- the rpsQ gene encoding 30S ribosomal protein S17, whose product MSEIRTQLGRVVSDKGDKSIVVAIERKVKHPIYGKYITRTTKLHAHDENNECGLGDTVEVRECRPMSKTKSWSLVRVVEKARG is encoded by the coding sequence ATGAGCGAAATTCGTACTCAGCTTGGTCGTGTTGTTAGCGACAAAGGCGATAAGTCTATTGTTGTTGCAATCGAGCGTAAAGTGAAGCACCCGATCTACGGTAAGTACATCACGCGCACGACTAAACTTCACGCACATGACGAAAACAACGAGTGTGGCCTAGGCGATACTGTTGAAGTTCGTGAGTGTCGTCCAATGTCTAAGACTAAGTCTTGGTCACTGGTACGTGTAGTTGAAAAAGCTCGCGGTTAA
- the rplN gene encoding 50S ribosomal protein L14: MIQMQSTLEAADNSGARRVMCIKVLGGSHRRYAHIGDIIKVTVKEAIPRGKVKKGDVLKAVVVRTRKGVRRPDGSVIRFDRNACVLLNDTSEQPIGTRIFGPVTRELRNSKFMKIVSLAPEVL, from the coding sequence ATGATCCAAATGCAAAGTACGCTTGAAGCAGCCGATAACTCCGGCGCTCGTCGCGTAATGTGTATTAAGGTTCTGGGTGGTTCTCACCGTCGCTATGCACATATCGGTGACATCATCAAAGTTACTGTGAAGGAAGCAATTCCTCGCGGTAAAGTTAAGAAAGGTGATGTTCTGAAGGCGGTGGTTGTACGCACCCGTAAAGGCGTTCGTCGTCCAGACGGCTCTGTCATTCGCTTTGACCGTAATGCTTGCGTACTGTTGAACGACACAAGTGAGCAACCAATCGGTACTCGTATTTTTGGCCCTGTGACGCGTGAACTTCGTAACTCGAAATTCATGAAAATTGTGTCACTAGCGCCTGAAGTACTGTAA
- the rplX gene encoding 50S ribosomal protein L24, which yields MAAKIRRNDEIIVLVGKDKGKKGKVTKVLATGKVIVEGINMVKKHQKPVPAMGVQGGIVEQEAAIDVSNVAIVNGQGNADRVGFRFEDDKKVRFFKSTGETIK from the coding sequence ATGGCAGCAAAAATCCGTCGTAACGACGAAATTATCGTTCTTGTTGGTAAAGATAAAGGCAAGAAAGGTAAGGTAACTAAGGTTTTAGCAACCGGTAAAGTTATCGTTGAAGGTATCAACATGGTTAAGAAACACCAGAAGCCTGTACCGGCAATGGGTGTTCAAGGCGGCATCGTAGAGCAAGAAGCTGCGATTGACGTATCAAATGTTGCTATCGTTAACGGTCAAGGTAATGCGGACCGTGTAGGCTTCCGATTTGAAGACGACAAAAAAGTTCGTTTCTTTAAGTCGACTGGCGAAACTATCAAGTAA
- the rplE gene encoding 50S ribosomal protein L5, producing the protein MAKLHDYYKESIVKELSEKFDYKSIMQVPRIEKITLNMGVGEAINDKKLLENAAADMTAIAGQKPLITKARKSVAGFKIREGYPIGCKVTLRGERMWDFFERLISIAVPRIRDFRGLNPKSFDGRGNYSMGVREQIIFPEIDYDKVDRVRGLDITITTTAASDEEAHALLSAFNFPFRK; encoded by the coding sequence ATGGCGAAACTGCATGATTACTACAAAGAGTCTATTGTAAAAGAGCTTTCTGAAAAGTTCGATTACAAGAGCATCATGCAAGTCCCAAGGATCGAAAAAATCACACTTAACATGGGTGTGGGCGAAGCGATCAACGACAAGAAGCTTTTAGAGAACGCTGCTGCTGACATGACTGCTATTGCAGGTCAGAAGCCGCTAATCACTAAAGCTCGTAAGTCTGTTGCTGGCTTTAAGATCCGTGAGGGCTACCCGATTGGCTGTAAAGTAACCTTACGTGGCGAGCGTATGTGGGACTTTTTCGAGCGTCTAATTTCAATTGCTGTACCTCGTATTCGAGATTTCCGTGGTCTTAACCCGAAATCATTCGATGGTCGTGGTAACTACAGCATGGGCGTTCGCGAGCAGATTATCTTCCCAGAAATCGACTACGACAAAGTAGATCGAGTGCGTGGTCTTGATATTACTATCACGACTACAGCAGCATCTGATGAAGAAGCTCATGCTCTGCTTTCTGCTTTTAACTTCCCATTCCGTAAGTAA
- the rpsN gene encoding 30S ribosomal protein S14: MAKESMKARETKRAKLVAKFAEKRAALKALINDVNTSEDDRWNAVLKLQSLPRDSSPSRQRNRCNQTGRPHGYLRKFGLCRIKVRETCMKGEIPGLRKASW, encoded by the coding sequence ATGGCTAAAGAATCGATGAAGGCGCGTGAAACTAAACGCGCTAAGCTAGTAGCTAAGTTCGCTGAGAAGCGTGCTGCGCTAAAAGCACTAATTAATGACGTGAACACGTCTGAAGACGACCGCTGGAATGCAGTTCTTAAGCTTCAGTCACTTCCACGTGATTCTAGTCCTTCTCGTCAGCGTAACCGCTGTAACCAGACAGGACGCCCGCACGGCTACCTACGTAAGTTTGGTCTATGCCGTATCAAGGTTCGCGAAACTTGCATGAAAGGCGAGATTCCGGGTCTACGTAAGGCAAGCTGGTAA
- the rpsH gene encoding 30S ribosomal protein S8, with amino-acid sequence MSMQDPISDMLTRIRNGQAAQKVAVKMPSSKQKVAIAALLKEEGFVADYTVTGEVKPELEVTLKYFEANPVIEQIQRVSRPGLRIYKKKDALPSVMGGLGVAVISTSKGLMTDRAARKAGLGGEIICYVA; translated from the coding sequence ATGAGCATGCAAGATCCGATTTCGGATATGCTGACCCGCATTCGTAACGGTCAGGCAGCGCAAAAAGTTGCTGTTAAAATGCCATCTTCTAAGCAGAAAGTTGCAATTGCTGCACTTCTAAAAGAAGAAGGTTTCGTGGCTGACTACACTGTTACTGGTGAAGTTAAGCCTGAGCTAGAAGTTACACTTAAGTACTTCGAAGCTAACCCAGTTATCGAGCAAATCCAACGTGTATCACGTCCTGGTCTGCGCATCTACAAGAAAAAAGATGCTCTACCTTCAGTGATGGGTGGCCTTGGTGTTGCTGTTATTTCCACTTCCAAGGGTCTTATGACCGACCGCGCTGCACGCAAAGCGGGTCTTGGCGGTGAGATTATCTGCTACGTAGCTTAA
- the rplF gene encoding 50S ribosomal protein L6, whose amino-acid sequence MSRVAKAPVVIPAGVEVKLNGQEITVKGGKGELVRVINQAVVLTQEENTITFGPREGIDKAWAQAGTARALVNNMVVGVTEGFTKKLILKGVGYRAAIKGNAVGLTLGFSHPVEHELPEGIKAECPSQTEIVLTGTDKQLVGQVAADIRAYRSPEPYKGKGVRYADENVRTKEAKKK is encoded by the coding sequence ATGTCTCGTGTTGCAAAAGCACCTGTAGTAATTCCTGCTGGCGTAGAAGTTAAACTTAACGGTCAGGAAATCACTGTGAAAGGCGGTAAAGGCGAACTAGTTCGTGTTATCAACCAAGCAGTAGTTTTAACCCAGGAAGAGAACACCATTACATTCGGTCCTCGTGAAGGTATCGATAAAGCTTGGGCACAAGCAGGTACTGCTCGTGCACTAGTTAACAACATGGTTGTTGGTGTTACCGAAGGTTTCACTAAGAAGCTGATTCTTAAAGGTGTAGGTTACCGTGCTGCTATCAAAGGCAACGCTGTAGGTCTAACCCTTGGCTTCTCTCACCCAGTTGAGCACGAATTGCCGGAAGGTATCAAAGCTGAATGTCCATCACAAACTGAAATCGTACTTACGGGTACTGATAAGCAGTTAGTTGGTCAAGTAGCTGCAGATATTCGCGCTTACCGTAGCCCTGAACCTTACAAAGGTAAAGGTGTTCGTTACGCAGATGAAAATGTGCGTACTAAAGAAGCTAAGAAGAAGTAA
- the rplR gene encoding 50S ribosomal protein L18: protein MDKKASRIRRATRARRKIAELGVTRLVVHRTPRHVYAQVIAPNGSEVIAAASTVEKAIREQVKSTGNKDAATAVGKAIAERAIEKGISNVAFDRSGFQYHGRVAALAEAAREAGLKF, encoded by the coding sequence ATGGATAAGAAAGCATCTCGTATCCGTCGTGCGACCCGTGCACGTCGTAAGATTGCTGAACTGGGCGTTACACGCCTAGTTGTACACCGCACTCCACGTCACGTGTACGCTCAGGTTATCGCACCTAATGGCTCCGAGGTTATCGCTGCCGCTTCTACCGTAGAAAAAGCGATCCGCGAGCAAGTTAAGAGTACCGGTAACAAGGACGCTGCTACAGCTGTAGGTAAAGCTATTGCTGAGCGCGCGATTGAAAAAGGCATCTCTAACGTTGCATTCGATCGCTCTGGTTTCCAATACCACGGCCGTGTAGCTGCACTAGCAGAAGCTGCTCGTGAAGCTGGTCTGAAATTCTAA
- the rpsE gene encoding 30S ribosomal protein S5, with protein MANEKTQSDLAEKLIAVNRVSKTVKGGRIFSFTALTVVGDGNGRIGFGYGKAREVPAAIQKAMEKARRNMVTVALNDGTLHHAVKGRHTGSKVYMQPASEGTGIIAGGAMRAVLEVAGIRNVLAKAYGSTNPINVVRATIDGLSGMNSPEMIAAKRGLSIKEILE; from the coding sequence ATGGCTAACGAAAAAACTCAATCAGATTTGGCTGAAAAGCTGATCGCTGTTAACCGTGTTTCAAAAACGGTTAAAGGTGGTCGTATTTTCAGCTTTACTGCACTAACAGTAGTTGGTGACGGTAACGGTCGCATCGGTTTTGGTTACGGCAAGGCACGTGAAGTTCCTGCTGCAATCCAGAAAGCGATGGAAAAAGCACGCCGTAACATGGTTACTGTTGCGCTAAACGACGGTACTCTACACCACGCTGTTAAAGGTCGCCACACTGGTTCTAAAGTGTACATGCAACCTGCATCAGAAGGTACTGGTATCATCGCCGGCGGTGCAATGCGTGCAGTGCTAGAGGTTGCGGGTATCCGTAACGTACTAGCTAAAGCATACGGTTCTACTAACCCAATCAACGTTGTTCGCGCAACAATTGATGGTCTAAGTGGAATGAACTCTCCAGAAATGATCGCTGCTAAGCGTGGTCTTTCTATCAAAGAAATTCTGGAGTAA
- the rpmD gene encoding 50S ribosomal protein L30, which translates to MAKTIKVTQTKSSIGRLPKHKASLRGLGLRRINHTVELEDTACVRGMIAKVYYMVKVEE; encoded by the coding sequence ATGGCTAAGACTATTAAAGTAACACAGACAAAGAGCTCTATCGGTCGTTTACCGAAGCATAAAGCATCTTTGCGTGGCTTAGGCCTTCGTCGTATCAACCACACTGTTGAACTTGAAGATACTGCTTGCGTACGCGGCATGATCGCTAAAGTTTACTACATGGTTAAAGTTGAGGAGTAA
- the rplO gene encoding 50S ribosomal protein L15 — protein sequence MRLNTLSPAAGSKPSAKRVGRGIGSGLGKTGGRGHKGQKSRSGGSVRPGFEGGQMPLKQRLPKFGFTSRKSLVTAEVRLAELANVESDVVDLNSLKAANIITKNILFVKVVLSGEIARSVTVKGLRVTKGAKAAIEAAGGKIEE from the coding sequence ATGCGTTTGAATACTCTATCACCGGCTGCGGGTTCTAAGCCTTCTGCGAAGCGCGTAGGTCGTGGTATCGGTTCAGGTCTGGGCAAAACTGGTGGCCGCGGTCACAAAGGTCAGAAATCACGTTCAGGTGGTTCTGTGCGTCCAGGCTTCGAAGGCGGTCAAATGCCTTTGAAACAGCGTCTACCAAAATTCGGTTTTACATCTCGTAAGAGCTTGGTAACAGCTGAAGTTCGTCTAGCTGAGCTAGCGAATGTTGAAAGTGACGTAGTTGATCTAAACAGCCTAAAAGCTGCGAACATCATTACTAAGAACATCCTTTTTGTTAAAGTTGTTCTTTCTGGTGAGATCGCACGCTCTGTGACTGTTAAAGGTCTTCGCGTGACTAAAGGCGCAAAAGCTGCAATCGAAGCTGCAGGCGGTAAAATCGAGGAATAA
- the secY gene encoding preprotein translocase subunit SecY — protein sequence MAKQPGQDFRSAQGGLAELKTRLLFVIGAILIFRAGSFVPIPGIDAAVLADLFEQQKGTIIELFNMFSGGALERASILALGIMPYISASIIVQLLTVVHPALAELKKEGESGRRKISQYTRYGTLVLATFQAIGIATGLPSMIPGLVVNPGLGFYFVAVVSLVTGTMFLMWLGEQVTERGIGNGISLIIFTGIVAGLPPAIGQTVEQARQGELHVLLLLLIAVISFAVIYFVVFMERGQRRIVVNYAKRQQGRRVFAAQSTHLPLKINMAGVIPAIFASSIILFPGTLAQWFGQNESLGWLSEISLALSPGQPLYVMLYAAAIIFFCFFYTALVFNPRETADNLKKSGAFVPGIRPGEQTAKYIDKVMTRLTLAGAMYITFICLIPEFMMIAWNVRFYFGGTSLLIVVVVIMDFMAQVQTLLMSQQYESVLKKANLKGSGR from the coding sequence ATGGCTAAACAACCAGGACAAGATTTTCGTAGCGCACAAGGTGGCCTAGCAGAGCTTAAGACTCGCCTATTATTCGTAATAGGAGCTATCTTAATTTTCCGAGCTGGCTCTTTTGTGCCTATTCCTGGTATTGACGCTGCTGTACTTGCCGATCTGTTCGAACAGCAAAAGGGTACCATCATTGAACTGTTTAACATGTTCTCTGGTGGTGCACTTGAGCGTGCATCAATCTTAGCATTGGGCATCATGCCGTATATATCGGCATCGATCATTGTTCAATTGCTAACGGTTGTTCACCCGGCGTTAGCCGAGTTGAAAAAGGAAGGAGAGTCTGGTCGTCGTAAGATTAGCCAGTACACTCGTTACGGCACGCTTGTTTTGGCAACCTTCCAAGCAATTGGTATTGCGACGGGGTTACCAAGTATGATTCCAGGCCTGGTGGTTAACCCTGGGCTTGGTTTCTACTTTGTTGCGGTTGTGAGTTTGGTTACCGGTACCATGTTCTTAATGTGGTTAGGTGAGCAAGTTACAGAACGCGGCATTGGTAACGGTATATCTTTGATTATTTTCACTGGTATCGTTGCTGGTTTGCCACCGGCTATTGGACAGACCGTAGAGCAAGCACGTCAAGGTGAATTGCACGTACTTCTTCTACTGTTAATTGCAGTTATTTCTTTCGCTGTAATTTACTTTGTAGTGTTCATGGAACGTGGTCAACGTCGTATCGTCGTTAACTACGCCAAGCGTCAACAAGGCCGTCGTGTCTTTGCTGCGCAGAGCACTCACTTGCCGTTGAAAATCAACATGGCAGGTGTTATTCCAGCGATTTTTGCATCAAGCATCATTTTGTTTCCAGGCACACTTGCACAGTGGTTTGGTCAAAATGAAAGCCTAGGTTGGCTAAGTGAAATTTCACTGGCTTTAAGCCCAGGTCAACCGCTTTATGTAATGCTTTATGCTGCTGCGATTATTTTCTTCTGTTTCTTCTATACCGCGTTGGTGTTTAACCCTCGCGAGACAGCTGATAACTTGAAGAAGTCTGGTGCGTTCGTACCTGGTATTCGCCCGGGTGAGCAGACTGCGAAATATATCGATAAAGTGATGACACGTTTAACCCTAGCGGGTGCAATGTACATTACCTTTATATGTCTGATCCCCGAGTTCATGATGATTGCATGGAACGTACGCTTCTATTTTGGCGGTACGTCGCTACTAATCGTAGTTGTAGTAATCATGGACTTCATGGCTCAAGTTCAGACACTTTTGATGTCTCAACAGTATGAGTCTGTTTTGAAAAAGGCTAATCTTAAAGGCTCAGGCCGTTAA
- the rpmJ gene encoding 50S ribosomal protein L36, which produces MKVRASVKKICRNCKVIKRNGVVRVICSEPKHKQRQG; this is translated from the coding sequence ATGAAAGTTCGTGCTTCCGTTAAGAAAATCTGCCGTAACTGTAAAGTTATCAAGCGCAACGGTGTTGTGCGTGTAATTTGCAGCGAGCCAAAGCATAAACAACGCCAAGGCTAA
- the rpsM gene encoding 30S ribosomal protein S13, whose amino-acid sequence MARIAGINIPDHKHSVIALTAIYGIGKTRSQAILAEVGIAEDVKISELNEEQIDQLRDGVAKYTVEGDLRREVSMNIKRLMDLGCYRGLRHRRSLPLRGQRTKTNARTRKGPRKPIKK is encoded by the coding sequence GTGGCCCGTATTGCAGGCATTAACATTCCTGATCATAAACATTCTGTAATCGCTTTAACAGCGATCTACGGTATCGGTAAAACCCGTTCTCAAGCTATTCTAGCTGAAGTGGGTATTGCTGAAGATGTTAAGATCAGTGAACTGAATGAAGAGCAGATCGATCAACTGCGTGATGGTGTAGCTAAGTACACTGTAGAAGGTGATCTACGTCGTGAAGTTTCCATGAACATCAAGCGTCTTATGGACCTTGGCTGTTACCGTGGTCTTCGTCATCGTCGCAGTCTACCACTACGTGGACAGCGTACTAAAACCAACGCTCGTACCCGTAAGGGTCCGCGCAAGCCGATCAAAAAATAA
- the rpsK gene encoding 30S ribosomal protein S11, which translates to MAKQPTRARKRVRKQVADGVAHIHASFNNTIVTITDRQGNALSWATAGGSGFRGSRKSTPFAAQVAAERCGEMAKEYGVKNLEVMVKGPGPGRESTIRALNAAGFRITNIVDATPIPHNGCRPPKKRRV; encoded by the coding sequence ATGGCAAAACAACCAACTCGCGCGCGTAAGCGCGTACGTAAGCAAGTAGCTGATGGCGTTGCGCATATTCATGCTTCTTTCAACAACACAATCGTAACCATTACTGACCGTCAAGGTAATGCTCTTTCATGGGCAACTGCAGGTGGTTCTGGTTTCCGTGGTTCTCGTAAATCTACTCCGTTCGCTGCACAGGTTGCTGCTGAACGTTGTGGTGAAATGGCCAAAGAATATGGCGTTAAGAACCTAGAAGTTATGGTTAAGGGCCCTGGTCCTGGTCGTGAGTCTACAATCCGCGCTCTAAACGCAGCGGGTTTCCGTATCACTAACATTGTTGATGCGACTCCGATCCCTCATAACGGTTGTCGTCCACCTAAGAAACGTCGCGTATAA
- the rpsD gene encoding 30S ribosomal protein S4 — MARYLGPKLKLSRREGTDLFLKSGVRAIDTKCKIDNAPGQHGARRGRLSDYGVQLREKQKVRRTYGVLEKQFRNYYQEAARIKGNTGENLLQLLEGRLDNVVYRMGFGATRAESRQLVSHKAILVNGQVVNVPSFKVAANDVVSIREKAKNQARIKAALEVATQRELPTWVEVDNSKMEGTFKRLPERSDLSADINEHLIVELYSK; from the coding sequence ATGGCAAGATATTTGGGTCCTAAGCTGAAGCTTAGCCGTCGCGAAGGTACTGACTTATTCCTTAAGTCTGGTGTTCGCGCGATTGATACCAAGTGTAAGATTGATAACGCGCCGGGCCAGCATGGTGCTCGTCGTGGCCGTCTATCTGATTACGGCGTTCAGCTTCGTGAGAAGCAGAAAGTTCGTCGTACATATGGCGTACTAGAAAAACAATTCCGTAACTACTACCAAGAAGCTGCTCGCATTAAGGGCAATACAGGTGAAAACCTGCTTCAACTTCTTGAAGGTCGTCTAGATAACGTAGTTTACCGTATGGGCTTTGGTGCAACTCGCGCTGAATCTCGTCAACTGGTAAGCCACAAAGCGATCCTAGTTAACGGTCAAGTCGTAAACGTTCCTTCTTTCAAGGTAGCGGCTAACGACGTTGTTAGCATTCGTGAGAAAGCTAAGAACCAAGCACGCATCAAAGCAGCTCTAGAAGTTGCTACGCAGCGTGAACTACCGACTTGGGTCGAAGTAGACAACAGCAAAATGGAAGGTACGTTCAAGCGTCTTCCAGAGCGTTCTGATTTGTCTGCCGACATCAATGAACACCTGATCGTCGAGCTTTACTCTAAGTAA
- a CDS encoding DNA-directed RNA polymerase subunit alpha encodes MQGSVTEFLKPRLVDIEQVNTTHAKVTLEPLERGFGHTLGNALRRILLSSMPGCAVTEVEIDGVLHEYSTKEGVQEDVLEILLNLKGLAVKVEGKDEVILTLNKSGAGPVVAGDITHDGDVEIANSEHVICHLTDDNADISMRIKVERGRGYVPASARIHTEEDERPIGRLLVDSTFSPVDRIAYSVEAARVEQRTDLDKLVIDMETNGTLDPEEAIRRAATILAEQLDAFVDLRDVRVPEEKEEKPEFDPILLRPVDDLELTVRSANCLKAEAIHYIGDLVQRTEVELLKTPNLGKKSLTEIKDVLASRGLSLGMRLENWPPASIAED; translated from the coding sequence ATGCAGGGTTCTGTAACAGAATTTCTTAAGCCACGTCTTGTTGATATCGAACAAGTTAACACGACGCATGCAAAAGTAACTCTAGAGCCACTAGAGCGTGGTTTTGGCCACACTTTAGGTAACGCTCTTCGTCGTATTTTACTTTCTTCAATGCCGGGTTGTGCCGTAACTGAAGTTGAAATCGACGGTGTGTTACACGAGTACAGCACCAAAGAGGGAGTACAGGAAGATGTTCTTGAGATCCTTCTAAACCTTAAAGGTCTAGCCGTTAAGGTTGAGGGTAAAGACGAAGTTATCCTTACTCTGAACAAATCTGGTGCAGGCCCTGTTGTTGCAGGTGACATCACCCACGACGGTGATGTTGAGATTGCGAACTCAGAACACGTAATCTGCCACCTAACTGATGACAATGCTGATATCAGCATGCGCATCAAGGTAGAGCGTGGTCGTGGCTATGTACCAGCATCTGCTCGTATTCACACTGAAGAAGATGAGCGTCCAATTGGTCGTCTGTTAGTTGATTCAACTTTCAGCCCAGTTGACCGTATCGCTTACTCTGTAGAGGCAGCTCGCGTTGAACAACGTACTGACCTAGACAAATTAGTAATCGATATGGAGACAAACGGTACGCTTGATCCTGAGGAAGCTATCCGTCGCGCAGCAACTATTCTTGCTGAGCAACTGGATGCATTCGTAGATCTACGTGATGTACGAGTTCCTGAAGAGAAAGAAGAGAAGCCAGAGTTCGATCCGATCCTACTGCGTCCTGTAGACGATCTTGAACTAACTGTTCGCTCTGCTAACTGTTTGAAAGCAGAAGCGATCCATTACATCGGTGATCTTGTTCAGCGCACTGAGGTTGAGCTACTTAAAACGCCAAACCTTGGTAAGAAGTCTTTAACAGAAATTAAAGACGTGCTGGCATCTCGTGGTCTGTCTCTAGGCATGCGCTTAGAAAACTGGCCGCCAGCATCAATCGCTGAAGATTAA
- the rplQ gene encoding 50S ribosomal protein L17 gives MRHRKSGRQLNRNSSHRKAMFSNMASSLVRHELIKTTLPKAKELRRVIEPLITLAKTDSVANRRLAFARTRDNEIVAKLFNELGPRFAQRPGGYTRILKCGFRTGDKAPMAYIELVDRPAKEEAAAE, from the coding sequence ATGCGCCATCGTAAGAGTGGTCGTCAACTCAACCGCAACAGCAGTCATCGCAAAGCGATGTTCAGCAACATGGCTAGCTCTCTGGTACGTCACGAACTTATCAAGACTACCTTGCCTAAGGCAAAAGAGCTACGTCGCGTAATTGAGCCGTTGATTACCCTAGCTAAGACAGACAGTGTTGCTAACCGTCGTCTTGCATTCGCTCGTACTCGTGATAACGAGATCGTTGCGAAACTATTTAACGAATTAGGTCCACGTTTCGCTCAACGCCCAGGCGGTTACACTCGCATTCTTAAATGCGGTTTCCGTACTGGCGATAAAGCCCCAATGGCTTACATTGAGCTTGTAGATCGTCCTGCAAAGGAAGAAGCTGCTGCTGAATAA